The following proteins come from a genomic window of Bactrocera tryoni isolate S06 chromosome 1, CSIRO_BtryS06_freeze2, whole genome shotgun sequence:
- the LOC120779375 gene encoding 45 kDa calcium-binding protein gives MSPLVSKLSKTFRWLRWSTICAILFYMFFIGLILHSTTYKLQHTLKSRAGSGDGGAAQQAGALPQQMLEYSNKYPIEAKAAIQQQSRLTKEALQRSGQKSVAEKVAVSAALHEQSSAANGNNVLKTPPEAVLATTFQQQNAQQRLSGAGNGLAKRAGSEKSTAARVAAVVVNNAAGGGVSVGGARQGGKPSEPETVILAASSVNEKQILEKAFKRADRDGNSELTIQELGVYINQKILDHIEEAIQNNPHEFQRVDKSPADGLITWEEYHTFFLKEHGMTDADIDEHNEIKHTALNRKAREDMMRDKARWSEAARTDLFSLTIDEYLSFRHPESSISNLLELVDDLLRQFDQDGDDQLTIDEFSEVNVDDDEDLRRKSLISQTVVERRAEFKRIIDKNNDGRADREELLNYVNPKTPRYALQEAATLFSLCDENKDGRLTLNELTENAEIFLTSKMIDTANSFHTEF, from the exons ATGTCACCACTTGTCAGCAAACTCAGCAAGACTTTCCGCTGGCTGCGCTGGTCCACCATTTGTGCCATACTCTTCTACATGTTCTTCATTGGACTGATACTGCACAGCACCACATACAAACTGCAGCACACGCTCAAATCGCGGGCGGGGAGCGGCGATGGCGGAGCGGCACAACAGGCAGGCGCGCTGCCACAACAAATGCTGGAATACTCAAACAAATATCCAATAGAAGCGAAAGcagcaatacaacaacaaagtaggCTAACAAAAGAAGCGCTACAGCGAAGCGGACAAAAGAGTGTGGCCGAGAAGGTGGCAGTTTCGGCGGCGTTGCACGAGCAGTCGAGCGCAGCGAACGGAAATAATGTGCTGAAAACACCGCCGGAAGCTGTGTTGGCCACAACatttcaacaacaaaatgccCAGCAGCGCTTAAGTGGTGCTGGCAATGGGCTGGCGAAGCGAGCGGGCAGTGAGAAGAGTACAGCGGCGCGTGTTGCTGCCGTTGTGGTTAACAACGCGGCCGGCGGTGGTGTGAGCGTGGGTGGCGCGCGGCAAGGCGGTAAACCTAGCGAACCGGAAACTGTTATTTTAGCAGCGAGCTCCGTCAACGAGAAACAAATTCTCGAGAAAGCATTCAAACG CGCCGATCGGGATGGTAACTCTGAGTTGACAATTCAGGAACTTGGTGTTTACATAAATCAGAAGATCTTGGATCATATTGAGGAGGCGATACAAAATAATCCACACGAATTTCAGCGTGTGGACAAATCTCCCGCCGATGGCTTAATCACATGGGAAGAATATCACACTTTCTTTCTCAAAGAACACGGCATGACCGATGCAGACATTGATGAGCACAATGAGATAAAGCATACAGCATTGAATAGAAAAGCGCGCGAGGATATGATGCGCGACAAGGCACGTTGGTCGGAAGCAGCGCGCACCGATCTCTTTAGTCTCACGATCGATGAGTATCTTTCATTTCGACATCCCGAATCGAGTATATCAAATTTACTGGAATTAGTTGATGATTTACTGCGACAATTCGATCAGGATGGCGATGATCAGTTGACGATCGATGAGTTCTCCGAAGTAAATGTGGATGATGATGAGGATTTACGCAGAAAGTCGCTCATCTCACAGACCGTTGTGGAGAGAAGGGCGGAATTCAAGCGAATTATTGATAAGAATAACGATGGCAGGGCGGATAGAGAGGAGTTATTGAATTATGTAAATCCGAAGACGCCACGTTATGCGCTGCAAGAGGCGGCAACACTATTCAGCTTATGTGATGAGAACAAGGATGGACGACTGACGTTGAACGAG TTAACTGAGAATGCGGAGATTTTCCTCACCTCCAAAATGATAGACACGGCAAACAGTTTCCACACGGAATTCTAA